In Argonema galeatum A003/A1, the DNA window CTGGGAGGGTGAAAGCTGTCTTGGTGACGTAAAATCAATCGGTCAGCCCAGGGGATATAATTGCAGAAATTGAGGATTCCAATTTAGTTACGCAAAAAAGCCAACTTTTAGGGAATATCCAGGAAAATCAGTTACAAATAACGCAAATCCAGGCGCAGTTAAGCACTCTCGATGTTCAGATGGTTGCCCAAACTCAGGTGAGCGGACGCACGGTTAGCTCTGCCAAAGCGGAAGTCGATCGCCTGCAACGAGATTATGAAGAGCGGCGGGTAACAACTTTAGCTGAATTGCAAGCGGCCCAGGCGAACCTGATGGCTGCGAAGGCGAAGTTGAGATCGGCAGAGGCTCTGCGCGATCGCTACAAACCCCTGGCAGAAGCAGGGGCTATTTCTGAGTCGCTTCTGATGGAAAAGCAGCAAGCTGTTCAAGAGCTTGAATTTGCCGTTAAAGTGGCAGAAGCTAATATGCAGCGAGCCCAAGCGGCACTGAATCCCGGTACGGCGGCGATCGCTAAAGCAACCGAGCAAATTGCCGAAGAACAAGCGCGGGGTGAAGCAACGCAGGCTACTTTGAATAAAGAAAGATCGCAAATCGAAGGTCGTCTGATTGAAATTCAGAACCAACTCAACCGCGATCGCAAACAGCTGCAACAGATTGAGAATGACCTTAGCGCTAGTGTAGTGCGATCGCCCATATACGGCACCATTATCGAACTAGAGCTGCGAAATCCCGGTCAAGTGGTGCAATCAGGCGCATTAATCGCCCAAATATCGCCCGATCGAGCGGCTTTAGTCGTCAAGGCCCGTGTGGACGCTCAAGATATCAGTCAATTCAAATCTTGTCGATCGCAAGACATATCACAATGTCTTGCAGGCTTCGGAAAAGCAATCCTCAAGTTTTCCGCCTACCCATATCCAGATTATGGCACTCTTTACGGCGCAGTCAGAGAGATATCGGCTGATGTAAAGACTCCTCCTGAAGGCGGGAAACCCTACTACGAAGTAACGATTCAGCCGGAGAAACCTTATTTGCTCAAGGGAAATCAGCAGTATCCCCTACAAGCGGGTATGGAAGTCAGCAGCGATATCATCGCCAAAGAAGAGACAGTAATGCGGTTTATTCTGAGGAAAGCAAGGCTGTTAACAGATGTCTGATACAGCGGTTTTCATTTGCATGAAGTACACAAGAGAAACCCGGTTTCTCTGTACCTCACTCACCTTCCAAGAGCCTCTGCCCCTCTGCCCCTCTGCCCCTCTGCCCCTCTGCCCCTCTGCCCCGGTCGCGGCCATAATGATTCAGACACAACCGGAAACGATATGGGTAGTTCACTTAAGTTCTGGATGTTCGGCCTCAGACAAGGGAATATTCAACTGGTTAATAGCGGCAATCAGCTGGTATAATCTCCCAAAGTCCCGTTGATTGAAGTACAAAGCGAGGCGAGGCAAGTCAAAGGTTTCATCTCCCGCCTCTTGCGGGAAAGCTTTAGTTTTTTCAATCTGTCCTTTAACTAAGATATCGCTGAAATTTTCATTCAACCGCTCCACATCCTCATCTTTGAGTTCGGACTTAAGGCGAATGACAAATTGGTCTTCCACATAGCGAGTGGAGTGGTAGACGCGATAAAAACTGGTAATCGCTTCGCAGGCTACATCTAAGTTGTCCGTAATTGTGTAGACGCTCCGGTCTTCTGGACTCACTAAACCGCGTTGCACTAGATGCTTGTCAATGTATGCGTCCCAGTCTTTCCAGTACTCGCCGCCCGGGCGATCGATCAAAATTAGAGGAACCGGCCCATATCGACCAGTCTGGCAGAGCGTCAAGCACTCAAAGGCTTCGTCTTGGGTGCCGAAACCGCCAGGAAACAGAGCCACGGCATCGCTCTCTCGCAACAGAAACAGCTTGCGCGTGAAAAAGTATTTAAAGTGAATTAATTTGGGGTCACCCATAATGAATGGGTTTGCGTCCTGCTCAAAGGGGAGCTTGATATTCAAGCCAAAGGATTTTTCGGCTCCTGCGCCTTCGTTCCCAGCCTGCATGATACCACCACCACCTCCAGTCATCAGCATAAACCCCAGATCGGTGACGCAACGGGCGAAGTCAGCGGCTATCTGGTATTCGGGACTATCCGCTGAGAGGCGAGCTGAGCCAAAGATGGTGACTTTGCGAACGTGCCGATAGGAATAAAATGTCTGGAATCCCCGCTCCAAATCTTGTAAAGAGGCAGTCAAAATCTTCCAGTCCAGGCGATCGATCTCACTCCCAGCGATTCGCAGGAGCGTCCCTAGTGACTGCTCAATCCATTTTTTGTGTTTTAGTGTTGGCAGCCGCTCGATTATCTCCGCCAGGTCTGCTGGGAGATTCTCAAACGAGGGAGTAATTGTCATAATTTTTTTCGCACTGGCGGGTATTAAATTATAGCAATATTCAGGCTATTGAGCCGGAAATTGAGACATAACGGTAGCAATTCTTTACTAATTGCCTGCTTTTTAGCGCAGTAGTAATTAAAAAGCGCCTTAGACTTTAATCCATCCAAGACGCTGGAAAAA includes these proteins:
- a CDS encoding HlyD family efflux transporter periplasmic adaptor subunit; protein product: MVAQTQVSGRTVSSAKAEVDRLQRDYEERRVTTLAELQAAQANLMAAKAKLRSAEALRDRYKPLAEAGAISESLLMEKQQAVQELEFAVKVAEANMQRAQAALNPGTAAIAKATEQIAEEQARGEATQATLNKERSQIEGRLIEIQNQLNRDRKQLQQIENDLSASVVRSPIYGTIIELELRNPGQVVQSGALIAQISPDRAALVVKARVDAQDISQFKSCRSQDISQCLAGFGKAILKFSAYPYPDYGTLYGAVREISADVKTPPEGGKPYYEVTIQPEKPYLLKGNQQYPLQAGMEVSSDIIAKEETVMRFILRKARLLTDV
- a CDS encoding LOG family protein, which translates into the protein MTITPSFENLPADLAEIIERLPTLKHKKWIEQSLGTLLRIAGSEIDRLDWKILTASLQDLERGFQTFYSYRHVRKVTIFGSARLSADSPEYQIAADFARCVTDLGFMLMTGGGGGIMQAGNEGAGAEKSFGLNIKLPFEQDANPFIMGDPKLIHFKYFFTRKLFLLRESDAVALFPGGFGTQDEAFECLTLCQTGRYGPVPLILIDRPGGEYWKDWDAYIDKHLVQRGLVSPEDRSVYTITDNLDVACEAITSFYRVYHSTRYVEDQFVIRLKSELKDEDVERLNENFSDILVKGQIEKTKAFPQEAGDETFDLPRLALYFNQRDFGRLYQLIAAINQLNIPLSEAEHPELK